Sequence from the Botrytis cinerea B05.10 chromosome 12, complete sequence genome:
CCAGCCTTAGCTACTCCTTGATTTCCATCTCAGCTTCCATCTCAGCCTTGatcttataatattttcCCGCGGTGAAGAGCGATGGGTGTGAAGCAAGTCTGATTTGCTTGATCGACGAAGGTCATCTCACTTGCTCATATACATCAAACCCTGAGCCAGATTTAGCAGTATCTTTTAGTACTCTGTATCGACTCACTCGTGATACGGGCCTTTCCAAGCGGTCAAAGTATTTGTTTCTCGTGTTTTCATACACATGGGACACCATTGAAACGCGCCTGAATTAGGCTCGCCAGATTCTTCCACAACATTTAGGCCTGCGACCGATGGTTGAATGGCTTTGAGAGATGGCAAAAACTGTAACAGGGGGTATTGCCTCCGATCATCAAAAGTGACGACTGTGAATCTGACTTCATATTTGCACATAACCTTGAGTGAATATAACCAACCAGACCCGCTACTATTGATCAcgatcttcaatcttgagGTAGAAGCAAGAGTCTCAAgctcttccaattcttttaaaatcCACCGTCTTTAAGATTGaacaaaattcttcaagattaATCTGTACAACAAACTCAAACAGCCTCCCTTTTCTTTGATAGACCCACAAAGAATCATGACCTCAGGGAAAGCAGACAGTGCAAAACGCCCGGATGATCTCAAATCCAGATCGATCAGAACATTATTGTAAGGATATCCCTTCTACCTGCTTGTgcaaatattaattaactTTAATTTACCTCTAGTCGTCTGGGGTAGCAACTTTGGAACTCAATGATGCAGCAGATCAATCTACTGAGACGCGTAAAGCTGAACGTAACCGGCGAGAGAAATTGAGTGCTGGGGCGAAGAAAACCCCGACAAGAATTCGAACAATGTCGATTGTTAGGAAGTACAAGTCAAAAGACTAAAATTCCATTATCAGATGGAAGTGAAAAAACCACAAATTCTCTTACAAGTGACTGTTTCAACGGCAACAGTAGCAGTGATTGTAGCAGTGATTGTGTCGTTGGAAGCTCCGCTTTAGCACAGAAAAAGACCaatagtaataaataataaatgttCTTTTACTCAAACAGCAAATACTGACATTAATTCAGTATGATTTTCAAACTCCCTGTGCAAAATCAAGGCAAGCCCCAAGAAAGGTCTTGGGGTTTTTCGCCGCataagatatcaaaaaagaCACAGAAGCTTTGAGGGAAGCGCCTTTGATGAAATGTGGCACAAACTGGCTCCTAAAAGAGGCCTTTTTCATGCCACtcagagaggagaagaaggatgctTTTGGGTCTCTTCACAATCATTGTAGCTGCAACGAAAAAGCCATGCCGAGAAACAACACTCATGAAAATTTACGATATCAATAGCTTCGAAATCGTCAACGACAAACCGGAACGCACAAATTATATTTACCACTTTGCATCACGCATGAACCACGAGTGTCTCCCTAACATGGCTCGAGGAAACACCAAGAATGCTCCTTGGATTATCGCTAATAAAAACGATTCTGAGATTCTCAGCAAGCCAAGTTTGGAGGAGATTCAACCCGCGAAACAAGTCGAAAGCTGGTTCAAGAGTTTCTCCCAAGCAGCAGCGAAGGCCGGAGACGGAATAACAACCGCTATCGACAATGATCTTCTGCGAGGCCAAAGTACCCGGGAATGACGACACATTATTGTTGAAAGTAAAATGCAGACATCTGAGGATTACTTGCGGAAGAACAACACTTATGGGCAGAGCGATCGATGAGGTTATTCTGTCTACCGATATTGAGGAAAACGTTCAACTCTTAGGGCTGCAAAGCAATTTTTCAACAACATGGGAATTTCTCTGGAAGAACTCTGAGCGCATCAGGGAGCTTTTCGAGAAGTGGTATCAGTCGTGAAATACCATGATGGCAACAGATTTGTCAAAGGAAAGATATCTTTGGTGTGAGAGATGCgtgttttgcttttttagTTAGGAAAGGGCTTTTGCAAAAGCTATGGAAGTTCTCATAATCTCCTGGAAATAAAGTCGAAATTTGAAGCATAACCACATATCTTATTTGCATTGGAGTGCGTTGCTCCTTGTGTTGCCTTAGAAATGAAGATGCTCCCGAAGTTTTTATCGAGGCAGTAATGTGACGACAGAGTTGTTAAGTACATATGGAGAATTTTAACTTTGGACTCAAAGCTGTTGGCTGATAGGTTAATTGCTGATTAATTATACAGCAACAGTACATCAGGTAACACCAAACTAAATTTGACGACAACCTTCTTAGATGAGGATTTTGGGAAgcttcattatcatcaacaaatcaatagTCACGAtgattaattctttaattcctTTCCTCCTGGGAAGTTtacatttcatttcatttgtaGAGAGCTCTTCATTTAGTCCTTCCCAAATACCTATGAATCCGGACGCAGAAGATTCTCGACTCACCGGAATCGAATCAAACCTTATCAGGCTTCACAAAGACCTCATTTCTATCGAGTCCATTACTGGCAATGAGTATGATATTGgtcaatatttatattcttacCTTTCATCCCGCAATTTTACGGTTGAAACTCAACATGTCTCTCCCATCCAGTCAGCATCCAATGTCCAAAACATTTCTGACGAACCACGACTCAATATCTTCGCATATAAAGGAACAACACGGAATACTAGACTTCTAATCACAAGTCACATGGATACAGTCGGGCCATATATTCCATATTCACGTTCTTCTAAcggagaagagaataaaatttGTGGTCGAGGAAGTACCGACGCCAAGGGATGTATGGCTTCTCAAATTATGGctgttgaagaattgatagCTGAGGATTCAATTCATGAGGGTGATATCGGATTGCTATTTGTAGTCGGGGAGGAAACAGATGGTGCTGGTATGAAAAGAGCCAGTGAAATATTCCAGCAAGATGACGTTGCATGGGAGAGTGTTATTTTCGGGGAACCATCGGAACACAAATTGGTTCTTGGACACAAAGGAGCGTTGGCGTTTGAGATAATTGCTCATGGAAAGGACGCCCATAGCTCCTATCCAGAATTAGGAATCAACGCAATtagtattttgataaagGCACTATCGGAGATTGATGGAATGAAACTACCTGGAAGTGACAAGTTGGGTGAAACAACCACAAGTATTGGCATGATACAAGGCGGCGTGGCATTGAACGTAATTCCGGCAAAAGCATCAGCTTCTGTATTGACAAGATTGGCAGCCGGGACGCCGGAACAAGCTATGAAACGGATCGAATCTATCATCGCGAGTCTTGATATCAACGAGGGGAGTGTGGAGGTGAAACTTGGTCGTCATTTCGGTCCTGTGAACTGTGACGTTGATATAGACGGTATGTATTGTTGCAATAGCTTCCTAAGGCGTGGCTGGTACTGAGATCCTCAATTTTAGGTTTTGAGACTGATGTAAAACGAGGGGGAACTGATGTTCCAAATCTGCAAGGAAATCATAAACGCTATTTAATCGGACCTGGATCTGTACTTTCGGCTCATTCGGATCATGAATGTATAACTGCTGATGGGCTTGCTAAAGGTGTAGATGACTACAAGAGAATTATTAGAGATCTCATCGCGAGATAACACAAGATATCTAAGAGTCTGATCCTATTATCGGAGCCTCGAAGTCAAAAAAGTTGAATTGGACTGCAGTTCGGACCACTGGGAACACCAAGATGATTCGGTTGAAATAAATCATATGAGTATTAGTATCCAATGGTTTGCTTGGGCTGCCGAACTAGATCCTCCAATTATTTTCTGGTCAGTCGTTATCATCCAGATAAACACTTTCAGTCATGTTCCTTTATATTGAGATATGAATATCTATTCTACATATGCTACTTGATATTAGTTTTCAACGTTAAATTTTAGCTTCGGTATGTAGCGGAATTCAATGAAAGAGCATTTCAGTGATATTGTCACTCTGTTTGTTCTCGACTATTGAGCAAAACAAAGAGAGACTAACGAGTATCCCTTTCCTCTACTTGAATTCCTTTATTTCAATCAAAGATCGACGGATGGTATTGCTAACATTCCAAGACAAAGAAATGATATAGCTCATCATGGCAACGTTCCCAATGACTATTCCTACATTTTTCCTCCGTTTTTTAACTATTTGATATGACCCATTGAGAGTTGAAAATTAACTTCCATTTCAAATATCTGCTGAATTTTATCCTTTATTGCAACATGTGCTTACGAACAATGTGCCATTACAGGTTGTGTGACCAGACGCCATACTCTTGGATTGTACAACCATGCAAGCCTCTTGGAATTTGCGACACGATACACACTAGGAGTTTCTCTATCGATGACTTCTGCCCCGAATGTTACATGGCGGAAGATCCCCTGAAAATGCTCGCCAATCAACTTATGGTCGGAAGATTCAACACAGAATATGAGTTTCATAAACTTTATTTCAAAGAGTCCAACGTATCGGAGAAAGCCAATGCTGTGTTGAATCGAGCGCATGCCTTTGTAAATATCAACTTTGAGCCAGATATTAGAGAAAATCTTGACATATTTTGCTCCAACAAACGACTGAACCTCGATGTTTTTAATCATCTTTACCTCCTCGTTTTTCAGCAACTTCTACCTCATCTCTGGATCACTGTTGGGACTGGTCAAGCACAGAAAATATCCCGAGAggataaaattataatattgcAATTACGGCAGGCTATACTTCGAGATCTTGCGTATAACCGTGCAGAGACTCATTACAAGGAAACAAAACAGgaaggaaaatggagaaaaGCGATGGGTGCCCACGCCCCACTGATTGCAAATGTCTGCGATAATCCTCCAGATGATTATTGCATGATATGTCAACACGAGAAACTGAATGAAGCGCTGTCTCTAACTTTAGAGTGTGGCCACATGTTCCACAAAGATTGTCTTGATATGATGATCGAGTTCAAAGGATGCGCCATCTGCAGACAGGAATGCCGCGGCCCATTGCCTGATATATCAGCGGAAGAATCTGGTCCATGGCCAGAATGGTTAGAAGCGATCGCTCCCTCCCATCGCCCTCAAGTCCAGCATGAGCTTCTTGAGCAGTCTCCTCCTACAGATGCGAGAATAAGTGACTTGGAAATGGCTTTCCAGCAAGCCCGAGAAAGAACTGCAAGGTTGTATAATGAAGTTTTGCGTCATCAAGCAAATCTTTCAGAGGCTAGACTTCTGACGGAAACCACCGAGGAAGATTTGCATCAACAAGCGTTGGATATGAGTGAGATTCAGTGGGACGAACATAATAGCCGCATCGAATCGATACAGAGAAAATACAAGCGCTATCAACAAATGCTCTACGCCAAAAGGTTGCAGGTAATGGATTACGAGTTCGATCATTTAAAAAGCCTTGCGGAATACAACAAGTTGCCTTCCGATCCCAACGAAGAGCTTCAACATAGATATTATCGAGCCAACGAGTGGGTAGTCGCGCGAGAGCTATTTCATTctcagaaaagaaagcaagtAATAGGACAGGCATTGGAAAGTGTTtacttcaatattctttccCCTCAATATACAATGGCTCTTGGCGATCGCAGGGGGGACGAAGGCTACGCAGAGAAAAAGGTGAGTGAAGCTGAACACCTATGGAGACAAAGTGTAGATGCGAGGGACGACGCCAAAGATAGATTGGACCTGGCTCTATACCATAAGTCATTGTTCGAATACAGCGAATAACGCAGTCAATCCATATCGAAAAATGTGAAGAGATTCTCTATGTCGTATTTAATCAAAGATGGGGGGATTATCCGTGTGAATTGGGGAAGGGTTGATTTCGAGTAACTATGTAATATTTTGGTTCCTTTTTGGGTGAATTGCTGCTAGTGCGATCTTCTATTTGAATTGGATGCAGTGGGATTTTTGACAAGATTAAAAATATGTgtattgaatctattatcaatatttatttatttatttattattttatttatttattattagtttatGGCGTCGAAATCTAATCTGAAGCAAAGGGAGGAGCGGTTGTGCAGTAGTGATTTCTTGTGAATGGTTTGGCCGGTGTAATGGTCCGGGATTTTATTAGTGACTGTGAAATGAATGACCCCGGGCAAAAGGCAGTGGGTTATTATTATTGCTCTTGACCTCAATCTCTCACAACCAACTTGTTAATATATAAGTGTAACTATCTATCCTCTGaacatcaacaaccacaacGAATTTGAATTGCTTCCGAGTCTTTGCCATCACCTAGGTACTATTGATATTCCAATCGTCTCagacacaaacacaaacacaaacacaaacccATGACAACCCAGCTCCCTAGCTATGCTCATCGCACAACACATCCCACAACGTTCCTACTTGGCACCGGTACTTCAATATGGTCTTCGCTCCTCCCACAACTCCTTTCCACAAACCACGAACTCATTCTCGTGACCTGCTTTTGGGCTTCTTCCTCTAGCCAGCGCGATATCTGTCAACTTCTCCTGAGACTATCGGAACGTGCGGCTTCAGATCAAAAAACCATTCATGTCAGGATTTGTTTTTCATCTCTCTCAATTTCGCAAAAGATATTTCACACCCCTTCCCCCGACGGATATTTGTACCcatcatctcaatatccttcACTTGGACTTCCGTCTGAATCGGATATACCAGGGCTGAATCTACGTGTCAAGTCGATATTTTTCCGCCCGTGCCATGTTTTGCATGGGAAATATATCATACAAGATACTCGACGCATTTGGTTCCCAAGTTGTAATGTGAGTTGGGAGCCATGGGGAGAAGGATGTATTGGGTTTGAGGGAGGAGAACTGGTAGAAGATTTGCGGAGTTATTGGAGCAGGATCTGGAACGGCGATGGCCAGATGACAATTCCCGAAATATTGTGGACGTCGGCTCAGCCAGTAGAAAGAAGCCCATCAATACATGGCGATTTATGGAATCCTGATCCATCATTGTTAAGTATCATCGACCTATCAGAACTTCCACAAAATACCGAaacacttcttcttccacatACTCACTCTGCATACAATCCATTTTCTGTTATTTTTAGGCCAAATGCAAAAACACCTTTGACACCACTCAACACATTCCTGCTATCACAAATTTCAACAGCCAGAACATCAATTACATTTTATACACCAAATATTACATACACGCCACTCATAAATTCACTATTCGAAGCATTAGATAAAGGTGTCGATGTCCGAATTGTGGTCTCGAGCAAGTTGATGATCCTAGAGCAATTAGTAACAGCTGGCACGATCACTGAATGGGAGGTATGGAAGATGAAACGTCGATATCGTAAGCTTGTATCTCGTTCATCAAGAAGGGTCGATGATATTGAAGCCGGTAATTCTAGAATAGGAGCTTTAGAAATTGTGTATTTCAATCCCGCTCTAGTTCGTGCCAGTGAATGCAATAGCCGAAATACGACAACGGATGGGACACTGGCTCGAGGATTTGAAAACATAGGAAAAGAGAGCAAGCCAGTCAAGCTTCATCTCAAAATGACAATAATTGACAACGAAATAACGATTCTTGGGAGTGGCAATATGGATCGGGCGAGTTGGATGACTAGCCAGGAGTTAGGAGTTGCAATCTTTTCTAGGGAGGTGTCTAATAAATTGGTTGAAGTTGCAAGGGCGGTTTATGGATGAAAGGATGGATGAAAGGATGGGTGCATGATAGGTGTTTTGGTGTATATCGAATCACCACGGAATAGCGCATTGATAAATTAGAAAGGGACAAACATTGCACAGGCTCACTAGGATAGGgatagaaaatagaatggATAATCATTGATACAAAAACAGGCACGTCGTTACTATGTGTAGCGTTGCTTGGAAGTTATGATTCATTTGTCCATAAATTATCGTCACCTTGGGGTGTTCTTCCTAACGCCTTCATATATGCATTATGACATGCtccccaaatccccaaatcGAACGTTAAAATTCTTCCACCGCACAATTAGGATGTAATACATAAACAACTGATTCCTCTGACCTCGAACTGCTTTCTCCATTCGTGTTATCTTGATCAACCAATCCTTGCCCACGAATTGCCATTAAAATGTTTTCCTACAAGATCAAATGTTAGTCCGAGATCCACAGAGCAATCCATGTAGGATCTGAAGTGACCAACAGAAgcagaaaaagaatgaaagtagCAACGAACCTTGAGCATTCTCTTAATAATCTTCTTGcataatttcatttcttcgtGATATGCCTCTTCATCAGCTAGATCACCTTCGATCTGTTCCAAATACCACTCTACCAACTTCTCTCCCTCCACGCCTTCACCGCTACCTAACTCGTCTTCATTGATCCTTCTGACCAATAGGTTGACCACTCCAATGTATTTGTCATAAGTGATCTTTGTCTTTGGCCTTCCATCCCCTTCAGCTGGCGGTACACTTCCATTGGCATCCTGGGTATCTTCATCCATGGCGTCATCTGCATCATCATTCGCAGCTGGAGCTGGAACTTcctcatcgtcgtcatcaacCTCGACATCATCCTTCTCAACACTAATAATACTTTGCCTCAAAAGGTTAAAGGCTTCAACAACCATCGGCTCGGTGATTTCCTCAACACAATTCGCCTTTGCGATAGCCTCACTTAATCGAATCATGCTCTCCAATTGTCTCACTGTGATGCGATAACTATTTCTACCAACACCTCCTTGAGCATCATCATTCCTCAAttctttgtatttttgaaCCAGTAATTCCTTAGCCTCATCTGTGAACTCTGGCTTGAAGGTTTTGGCAAAGCGGATGTAGCGCTGGAGTTGCTCGGTCGTGAATTCGGGTTGCACTGCTTCGTCACGAAGTTGATGGATCCCTACAATATGTTCTGCTAAATGACGATCCACAGTTTCGTTGCACTCATCCAAAATAACAAAGAACAAATCGAAACGCGACATAATGGGAGCGCTCATATTAATATTAGCTCTCAATGTCGTCTTTCGGTTGTATCTTCCTCCTACTGGATTTGCAGCTGCGAGAATCGAGGTTCGAGCATTCAACGTGGCTTGAATACCTGCTTTGGCAATGGAAATGGTCTGTTGCTCCATAGCTTCGTGAATGGCGACTTGATCACTGATGTCCATTTTATCGAACTCGTCAATAGCACAAATACCATTATCTGCTAACATCAGTGCTCCAGCTTCAATGGTAAATTCTCCTGTCTCCTCGTCTTTCACTACAGCAGCTGTAAGACCCGCAGCTGAGGAGGCCTTTCCAGATGTGTAGACAGcccgaggaagaaaagagcaaatatatttgagaaattgagatttcgaGGTGGAAGGATCACCAACTAtgcaaatattgatatcaccCCTAAGTTGCATCCCTTCCGGGGTAACTTTGGAAACACCGGACATgagttgaaggagaagacCTTTCTTGACGATTTCATGCCCGTAGACCATAGGAGCGAGTGAATTGACGAGACGTGAGTAGATGTGATCTGAATGAACCATTTCTTTGAGATCCTCGATTTCGGCATGTGTCATGGATGCAAGAACGGCTTCCTGAGCGTGATCTCCAGGCTCATTAGGGTCAATAGGAGCTGTTTGATTAAGGGATGCGAGAATATTGTTGGATTGTCCGTTGAGTTGTTGATTTGCAGCTGCTCCTTGAGTGGAAGTATCGGGTGTAACCATACATGACAAGAATGCAAGTCTGTATGTAAGATCTCTTACACCGAGCGCTTTCAGTCCAGTGACACCGCTTGCATCTCCACTTCGATTTTGTGTATCTCTAATCGCCATTGGCCGAACACCAGGTAAACCAAGTTGACTAACATCAGGAACCACAATAAGAGCTCCCGTGAAGATACATTTCTCTCCAGCCTTCGCACGATCGACAATTTCTCCACGAAGAATTACATCCATAGTTCTTGGCATGCTTCCAGTAGGAATTTCAGAACTATTCTCCTGCACACGAACTTTCTGCCAATCCACAAATGTGCTTTGTCTGATATCCAATCTCCATGCCTGACGATTGTTACACTCCAAGTTGGGACATTGTGTAGGTTCGGTATATCTAAAGGTTTGTTCGACATTTGGCACAACATTTTTGCAGTTTTCGCATATGAAAGTGGCTAGAGAGAGTTCAGGTCGGACCTCCGAAGTTCTCGTGACCGTACCAGAGATAGATAAAAGTTGTCCGATGTTTGCAGTCCTCAAATGACGTACTCGGGTAACTAGAGGCAAGTTATAGAAGGCCAACGCAAACAACTTATCAGTTTGCTGATTTGTGGTCTTGTCTCCTTGGAAATCGGATTGACTTGCAGATGCTGCATTGCTCGCCCCAGATGAAGTTTGGTTACTCGATGCAGTGGGTTGACGATGATCTCTGAAATATCTCGGTTCGTATTTGGCGATCATGTTGTGTAAAGCTTTTGTAAGGAATGGTAGGAATCTGTAGTATTCTTCAACTATACCCTCTGCCAATGCGCCACCTTTGTATGAAGAGAGATGTGTATAATCCACATATAGAGTAGACAATTGATATGTTCTTAGCCCATGAATTTGCGCAATATAGTATTTATCGGTGGTCATCGCAGATGAGGGAGTTGCGCCAGATAGTATTGGATCTTCAACATATCTGCAAAGGCATTAGATGTGCGATGGTAAAAATAAGGGCAAAACTCACGACTCAAGAAATTCCTCAAATGTGAGCTGTACATATTGTCCAATCGCATCCTCCACTCTTGGTATTGGCCTATCACTCTTCCTCGGGCGGTTAGTGTTTTGTGGAATAGCATCATCTGCGAaaccttcatcatcactcaTAGCACCAGCGCTTTCGGAGGGGGGGCCTCTTGGTCTACCAGATGTTGAAGAACCCCTGTGTCTACGAGCTTTGGGAGTTCCAgctcttgaagaatttccaaaGTCTGGCGTTGGCGCATCAGACATCATTACGGATGCCATTTTGCTGAAATTGAAGGAATGGCGAGTGAGTTGGTGGATTAATGAattgtttgttgttgtttaCTTTTGAGGGGCACAAATTCAGGAGTCGTCAAAAATTCCACGTCGCGTTGCCAAAAACACGGAGATTTCTATATTGGCGCGACCAAGTTACCGTAATAGATTGATTTTCTGACATTCCTAACAGCTAGGGTACGTGATATGGACTCAACACGCAATGGACTAGTAATTTCTACTTGCGCATCACAAATCAGTCTCTTGCCAGTACTCTCTTCATTACAAACCATTGTGCAGTATTACAACTCGTGCTGCTCCTTCATAGCATTAAAGAGCCTCACTAAGCCCACcatttgatatcttgaaaaTCATCAATTGTGAGTTTGTGGACTTGAACAGATGAGTTGATCTTGACTCCTTTGACAGTATTCTGGAACCGTTCTTTAGATTAAGGTCCTCGCAAGAAAGATGACAATGCCAACATGAGAACGAGAATGTTTGTTTCAATCTTTATGGTCGCGGATACGAAATGACCAAAAGTCTAAAGCCTTCTGCGGCATTGATTGCTAGCTTGCTGCTGATGTTCTATCATGAATGTTTTCAGGAGATACGAAAGGATTGCACCGTCTTCACTTGGCCCAATAATCCTACCAACAATTTGCCGGAACAATAGCGACATTAAGAAGCGTGTATTATCACTGAGCTCCTAGTAGCATCAAACG
This genomic interval carries:
- the Bcmcm6 gene encoding Bcmcm6; this encodes MASVMMSDAPTPDFGNSSRAGTPKARRHRGSSTSGRPRGPPSESAGAMSDDEGFADDAIPQNTNRPRKSDRPIPRVEDAIGQYVQLTFEEFLESYVEDPILSGATPSSAMTTDKYYIAQIHGLRTYQLSTLYVDYTHLSSYKGGALAEGIVEEYYRFLPFLTKALHNMIAKYEPRYFRDHRQPTASSNQTSSGASNAASASQSDFQGDKTTNQQTDKLFALAFYNLPLVTRVRHLRTANIGQLLSISGTVTRTSEVRPELSLATFICENCKNVVPNVEQTFRYTEPTQCPNLECNNRQAWRLDIRQSTFVDWQKVRVQENSSEIPTGSMPRTMDVILRGEIVDRAKAGEKCIFTGALIVVPDVSQLGLPGVRPMAIRDTQNRSGDASGVTGLKALGVRDLTYRLAFLSCMVTPDTSTQGAAANQQLNGQSNNILASLNQTAPIDPNEPGDHAQEAVLASMTHAEIEDLKEMVHSDHIYSRLVNSLAPMVYGHEIVKKGLLLQLMSGVSKVTPEGMQLRGDINICIVGDPSTSKSQFLKYICSFLPRAVYTSGKASSAAGLTAAVVKDEETGEFTIEAGALMLADNGICAIDEFDKMDISDQVAIHEAMEQQTISIAKAGIQATLNARTSILAAANPVGGRYNRKTTLRANINMSAPIMSRFDLFFVILDECNETVDRHLAEHIVGIHQLRDEAVQPEFTTEQLQRYIRFAKTFKPEFTDEAKELLVQKYKELRNDDAQGGVGRNSYRITVRQLESMIRLSEAIAKANCVEEITEPMVVEAFNLLRQSIISVEKDDVEVDDDDEEVPAPAANDDADDAMDEDTQDANGSVPPAEGDGRPKTKITYDKYIGVVNLLVRRINEDELGSGEGVEGEKLVEWYLEQIEGDLADEEAYHEEMKLCKKIIKRMLKENILMAIRGQGLVDQDNTNGESSSRSEESVVYVLHPNCAVEEF